A single window of Nicotiana sylvestris chromosome 5, ASM39365v2, whole genome shotgun sequence DNA harbors:
- the LOC104244055 gene encoding mannose-1-phosphate guanylyltransferase 1-like produces MKALILVGGFGTRLRPLTLSVPKPLVEFANKPMILHQIEALKAVGVTEVVLAINYQPEEMLNFLKEFEANLGIKITCSQETEPLGTAGPLALARDKLIDDSGEPFFVLNSDVISEYPFKEMIAFHKSHGGEASLMVTKVDEPSKYGVVVMEESTGQVERFVEKPKLFVGNKINAGFYLLNPSVLERIQLRPTSIEKEVFPKIAAEKKLYAMVLPGFWMDIGQPRDYITGLRLYLDSLKKNSSPKLASGSHIVGNVIVDESAKIGEGCLIGPDVAIGSGCVIESGVRLSRCTVMRGVRIKKHACISSSIIGWHSTVGQWARVENMTILGEDVHVCDEIYSNGGVVLPHKEIKSSILKPEIVM; encoded by the exons ATGAAGGCGCTTATTCTTGTTGGAGGGTTCGGTACTCGGTTGAGGCCATTGACGCTCAGTGTCCCAAAGCCATTAGTTGAATTTGCCAACAAACCCATGATTTTGCATCAG ATTGAGGCTCTCAAGGCAGTCGGAGTAACTGAAGTTGTACTGGCTATTAATTACCAACCTGAG GAGATGCTGAACTTCTTGAAAGAATTTGAGGCAAACCTTGGAATCAAGATCACCTGTTCTCAAGAAACTGAACCACTTGGCACTGCAGGTCCCCTTGCTTTGGCTAGAGATAAGCTGATTGATGACTCCGGTGAACCTTTTTTTGTTCTTAATAGTGATGTTATCAGTGAATATCCTTTCAAGGAGATGATTGCTTTCCACAAATCCCATGGAGGTGAGGCTTCCTTGATGGTCACCAAG GTGGATGAGCCTTCTAAATATGGTGTTGTCGTCATGGAAGAATCGACAGGGCAAGTAGAGAGATTTGTAGAGAAGCCAAAGTTATTTGTTGGCAACAAGATCAATGCTGGATTTTACCTGCTGAATCCTTCTGTCCTAGAGAGAATTCAATTACGGCCAACAtcaattgagaaagaggttttcCCAAAAATTGCAGCAGAGAAGAAACTGTATGCTATGGTCTTACCAGGTTTTTGGATGGACATTGGTCAGCCAAGAGATTACATTACTGGCCTCAGACTCTACCTGGATTCTTTAAAGAAGAATTCTTCACCTAAATTGGCTTCAGGATCTCACATTGTTGGAAATGTCATAGTGGATGAGTCTGCAAAGATTGGAGAGGGTTGTTTGATAGGACCAGATGTTGCAATTGGTTCTGGTTGTGTTATTGAATCTGGAGTTAGACTCTCCCGGTGCACTGTGATGCGAGGAGTCCGCATCAAGAAACATGCCTGCATCTCAAGTAGCATCATTGGCTGGCATTCTACAGTTGGACAATGGGCTCGTGTTGAGAACATGACCATTCTTGGAGAAGATGTCCATGTTTGTGATGAAATTTACAGCAATGGAGGTGTAGTTTTGCCCCACAAGGAGATCAAATCTAGCATATTGAAACCTGAAatagtgatgtga